Proteins encoded together in one Cicer arietinum cultivar CDC Frontier isolate Library 1 chromosome 4, Cicar.CDCFrontier_v2.0, whole genome shotgun sequence window:
- the LOC140919917 gene encoding rust resistance kinase Lr10-like: MYENIEDFLQGNSLVPIRYSYKEIKNMTKSFKDKLGEGGYGTVYKGTLRSGPLVAIKMLGKSKGNGQDFINEVATIGRIHHTNVVRLIGFCVEGSKRALVYDFMPNGSLDRYISSRDDTISLTYKKMYEISLGVARGIAYLHQGCDMQILHFDIKPHNILLDEDFISKVSDFGLAKLYPVDNSIVSLTAARGTIGYMAPELFYKNIGGVSYKADVYSFGMLLMEIANRRRNLNSHADDSSQIFFPFWIYNRLIEEREIEILGDATDEDKNNVKKMFIIALWCIQLNPSDRPSMERVIEMLEGDIENIKIPPKPSPYPTEEETISRESISDDDISGSISFLEETVEDPLQ; the protein is encoded by the coding sequence ATGTATGAAAATATAGAAGATTTTCTTCAAGGTAACTCTCTCGTGCCAATAAGGTATTCTTACAAAGAGATAAAGAATATGACTAAAAGTTTTAAGGACAAGTTGGGTGAAGGAGGCTATGGTACAGTTTATAAGGGAACATTACGCAGTGGGCCTTTGGTAGCCATAAAAATGTTGGGTAAATCTAAGGGTAATGGACAAGATTTCATTAATGAAGTTGCAACCATAGGAAGAATACATCACACCAATGTGGTACGACTTATTGGATTTTGTGTTGAGGGATCAAAACGTGCTCTTGTTTATGATTTCATGCCCAATGGATCTCTTGATAGATATATTTCCTCTAGAGATGATACTATTTCTTtaacatataagaaaatgtATGAGATATCTCTTGGAGTGGCTCGTGGTATTGCTTATTTGCATCAAGGTTGTGACATGcaaattttacattttgatATCAAGCCTCACAACATCCTTCTTGACGAAGACTTCATCTCCAAGGTTTCAGACTTTGGTCTTGCAAAACTTTATCCAGTTGACAATAGCATTGTATCTTTGACTGCTGCAAGAGGAACAATTGGTTACATGGCTCCTGAattgttttacaaaaatattggTGGAGTTTCTTATAAGGCTGATGTGTATAGCTTTGGAATGCTCTTGATGGAAATAGCAAATAGGAGAAGAAATTTGAACTCACATGCAGATGATTCAAGCCAAATTTTCTTTCCCTTTTGGATTTACAATCGATTGATTGAAGAAAGGGAGATAGAAATATTAGGAGATGCTACTGATGAGGACAAGAATAATGTGAAAAAGATGTTCATAATTGCTCTATGGTGTATACAATTGAACCCCAGTGATCGTCCTTCTATGGAGAGAGTAATAGAAATGCTTGAAGGAgatattgaaaatattaaaattccgCCAAAGCCTTCTCCATATCCAACTGAAGAAGAAACTATATCTAGAGAATCTATATCGGATGATGATATCTCTGGGTCAATTAGTTTTCTTGAAGAAACTGTAGAAGATCCTTTACAATAG
- the LOC101510475 gene encoding rust resistance kinase Lr10-like isoform X3 has translation MHRGDPVTNNNITFFNCSNSVAKHHHHLKSFEQYTYYDKQDMLSCPIYFADSTESVVELDLLHCTRMFVKVLPVLASELRVNDPVLSLKWSETNFDSQCLEHELHKNSKKHTSIILATTGAIVGSTVMVIFIGLIFRVYLYFRIKGEDQIRLENFLNDYKASKPTRFSYADIKRITEQFREKLGEGAHGAVYKGNLSSQIQVAVKILNNTEGDGREFINEVGTMGKIHHVNVVRLLGFCADGFHRALVYDFFPNGSLQKFISHPSNKDSFLGWDKLQHIAIGIANGIEYLHQGCDQRILHFDINPHNVLLDDNFIPKISDFGLAKLCSKNQSIVSMTVARGTLGYMAPEVFSRNFGNVSYKSDIYSYGMLLLEIVGGRKNTSTKTTTSEENFQVLYPDWIHTLLEGGDIQISIDEDGDFRVAKKLAIIGLWCIQWQPMHRPSMKTVVQMLQGDGDKLKVPSNPFIASSSTNTSTNSAIGCLNLELDVIQELD, from the exons GTGACCCAGTTACCAACAACAACATCACTTTCTTCAACTGTTCTAATTCAGTTGCGAAACATCATCACCATCTCAAAAGCTTCGAACAATATACATACTACGATAAACAAGACATGTTGTCCTGTCCGATTTATTTCGCAGATTCGACCGAAAGCGTCGTGGAATTGGACTTATTACACTGCACAAGAATGTTTGTTAAAGTTTTGCCAGTACTAGCCAGTGAATTAAGGGTAAACGATCCAGTTCTATCATTAAAGTGGTCCGAAACAAATTTTGACAGTCAATGTTTAGAACATGAGCtacataaaaattcaaaaaagcaCACATCCATTATTTTAGCAACAACAG GGGCAATTGTTGGTTCAACTGTCATGGTTATTTTCATTGGTCTTATCTTTCGAGTATACCTCTATTTTAGGATCAAAGGTGAAGATCAAATTAGACTTGAAAACTTTTTGAACGATTACAAAGCTTCAAAGCCAACTAGATTCTCTTATGCTGATATCAAGAGAATTACAGAACAGTTCAGGGAAAAGTTAGGTGAAGGAGCTCATGGAGCTGTTTACAAAGGTAATTTGTCGAGTCAAATTCAAGTGGCTGTAAAAATTCTTAATAATACAGAGGGAGATGGGAGAGAGTTTATAAATGAAGTAGGAACTATGGGAAAAATTCATCATGTTAATGTTGTTCGATTGCTTGGTTTTTGTGCTGATGGATTTCACCGTGCTTTAGTCTATGACTTTTTTCCAAATGGTTCGTTGCAGAAATTCATTTCTCATCCCAGCAACAAAGATAGTTTCCTTGGATGGGATAAGTTGCAACATATTGCTATAGGTATAGCCAATGGAATTGAGTATCTTCACCAAGGTTGTGATCAAAGAATTCTTCACTTTgacatcaatcctcataatGTTTTGTTAGATGACAATTTCATTCCAAAAATATCAGACTTTGGTTTGGCGAAATTGTGCTCCAAAAATCAAAGTATTGTATCTATGACTGTAGCTAGAGGAACATTAGGGTACATGGCGCCTGAAGTTTTTTCTAGAAACTTTGGAAATGTATCTTATAAGTCTGATATATATAGTTATGGTATGTTGTTGTTGGAGATTGTTGGAGGAAGAAAGAATACATCTACTAAGACAACCACAAGTGAAGAAAATTTCCAAGTTCTATATCCAGATTGGATCCACACATTGCTTGAAGGAGGAGACATTCAAATCTCTATAGATGAAGATGGAGATTTTAGAGTTGCAAAAAAATTGGCAATCATAGGACTTTGGTGCATCCAATGGCAACCTATGCATCGTCCTTCCATGAAAACTGTGGTGCAGATGCTGCAAGGAGATGGAGACAAGTTAAAAGTTCCTTCCAATCCTTTTATTGCTTCGTCTTCAACTAATACAAGCACAAATTCTGCTATTGGATGTCTCAATTTAGAGCTAGATGTGATTCAAGAATTAGACTAG
- the LOC101510475 gene encoding rust resistance kinase Lr10-like isoform X2 has product MNQIIEFPSLPNPTRFHVIDIDCQSQQLYISHPQNCFSNFFLQNNFSLFYPFEAGDPVTNNNITFFNCSNSVAKHHHHLKSFEQYTYYDKQDMLSCPIYFADSTESVVELDLLHCTRMFVKVLPVLASELRVNDPVLSLKWSETNFDSQCLEHELHKNSKKHTSIILATTGAIVGSTVMVIFIGLIFRVYLYFRIKGEDQIRLENFLNDYKASKPTRFSYADIKRITEQFREKLGEGAHGAVYKGNLSSQIQVAVKILNNTEGDGREFINEVGTMGKIHHVNVVRLLGFCADGFHRALVYDFFPNGSLQKFISHPSNKDSFLGWDKLQHIAIGIANGIEYLHQGCDQRILHFDINPHNVLLDDNFIPKISDFGLAKLCSKNQSIVSMTVARGTLGYMAPEVFSRNFGNVSYKSDIYSYGMLLLEIVGGRKNTSTKTTTSEENFQVLYPDWIHTLLEGGDIQISIDEDGDFRVAKKLAIIGLWCIQWQPMHRPSMKTVVQMLQGDGDKLKVPSNPFIASSSTNTSTNSAIGCLNLELDVIQELD; this is encoded by the exons ctaatttttttttacaaaacaacttttcattattttatccTTTCGAAGCAGGTGACCCAGTTACCAACAACAACATCACTTTCTTCAACTGTTCTAATTCAGTTGCGAAACATCATCACCATCTCAAAAGCTTCGAACAATATACATACTACGATAAACAAGACATGTTGTCCTGTCCGATTTATTTCGCAGATTCGACCGAAAGCGTCGTGGAATTGGACTTATTACACTGCACAAGAATGTTTGTTAAAGTTTTGCCAGTACTAGCCAGTGAATTAAGGGTAAACGATCCAGTTCTATCATTAAAGTGGTCCGAAACAAATTTTGACAGTCAATGTTTAGAACATGAGCtacataaaaattcaaaaaagcaCACATCCATTATTTTAGCAACAACAG GGGCAATTGTTGGTTCAACTGTCATGGTTATTTTCATTGGTCTTATCTTTCGAGTATACCTCTATTTTAGGATCAAAGGTGAAGATCAAATTAGACTTGAAAACTTTTTGAACGATTACAAAGCTTCAAAGCCAACTAGATTCTCTTATGCTGATATCAAGAGAATTACAGAACAGTTCAGGGAAAAGTTAGGTGAAGGAGCTCATGGAGCTGTTTACAAAGGTAATTTGTCGAGTCAAATTCAAGTGGCTGTAAAAATTCTTAATAATACAGAGGGAGATGGGAGAGAGTTTATAAATGAAGTAGGAACTATGGGAAAAATTCATCATGTTAATGTTGTTCGATTGCTTGGTTTTTGTGCTGATGGATTTCACCGTGCTTTAGTCTATGACTTTTTTCCAAATGGTTCGTTGCAGAAATTCATTTCTCATCCCAGCAACAAAGATAGTTTCCTTGGATGGGATAAGTTGCAACATATTGCTATAGGTATAGCCAATGGAATTGAGTATCTTCACCAAGGTTGTGATCAAAGAATTCTTCACTTTgacatcaatcctcataatGTTTTGTTAGATGACAATTTCATTCCAAAAATATCAGACTTTGGTTTGGCGAAATTGTGCTCCAAAAATCAAAGTATTGTATCTATGACTGTAGCTAGAGGAACATTAGGGTACATGGCGCCTGAAGTTTTTTCTAGAAACTTTGGAAATGTATCTTATAAGTCTGATATATATAGTTATGGTATGTTGTTGTTGGAGATTGTTGGAGGAAGAAAGAATACATCTACTAAGACAACCACAAGTGAAGAAAATTTCCAAGTTCTATATCCAGATTGGATCCACACATTGCTTGAAGGAGGAGACATTCAAATCTCTATAGATGAAGATGGAGATTTTAGAGTTGCAAAAAAATTGGCAATCATAGGACTTTGGTGCATCCAATGGCAACCTATGCATCGTCCTTCCATGAAAACTGTGGTGCAGATGCTGCAAGGAGATGGAGACAAGTTAAAAGTTCCTTCCAATCCTTTTATTGCTTCGTCTTCAACTAATACAAGCACAAATTCTGCTATTGGATGTCTCAATTTAGAGCTAGATGTGATTCAAGAATTAGACTAG